One Serinicoccus chungangensis genomic window carries:
- the proC gene encoding pyrroline-5-carboxylate reductase, with protein MGSTLAAALIRSGHDPDDLVLSDRVTARAEQVATQHGTRHDAPAAAAAAADVVVLAVKPQDMAALVAEIRDHVRPDALVVSIAAGITTEFLERRLPEGTSVVRVMPNTPALVDQGMSAMSPGRHCTEEQVERARTLMGHVGRVVVLDEGHQDAVTAISGSGPSYIFYVVEAMIEAGVLLGLPRDTSTELVVQTLYGAATMIRETGTHPTVLREQVSSPGGTSVAALRALEDHKVRAAFLTAMEAAARRSHELSPREE; from the coding sequence ATGGGCAGCACGCTCGCGGCGGCGCTCATCCGCTCCGGCCACGACCCCGACGACCTCGTCCTCAGCGACCGCGTCACCGCCCGCGCCGAGCAGGTGGCGACCCAGCACGGCACCCGGCACGACGCGCCCGCGGCCGCGGCGGCCGCCGCCGACGTCGTGGTGCTGGCCGTCAAGCCGCAGGACATGGCCGCCCTGGTCGCCGAGATCCGCGACCACGTGCGACCGGACGCCCTCGTGGTCTCCATCGCGGCGGGCATCACCACCGAGTTCCTCGAGCGCCGCCTGCCGGAGGGCACCTCGGTGGTCCGGGTCATGCCCAACACGCCGGCGCTGGTGGACCAGGGCATGTCGGCCATGAGCCCGGGCCGGCACTGCACCGAGGAGCAGGTCGAACGGGCGCGCACCCTCATGGGGCACGTCGGACGGGTCGTCGTGCTCGACGAGGGGCACCAGGACGCGGTGACCGCGATCAGCGGCAGCGGCCCGTCCTACATCTTCTACGTGGTGGAGGCGATGATCGAGGCGGGGGTGCTGCTGGGCCTCCCGCGGGACACGTCCACCGAGCTCGTCGTCCAGACGTTGTATGGTGCGGCCACGATGATCCGGGAGACCGGGACCCACCCGACCGTGCTCAGGGAACAGGTCTCCAGCCCGGGAGGCACCAGTGTCGCCGCTCTGCGGGCGCTGGAGGATCACAAGGTCAGGGCCGCTTTCCTGACCGCCATGGAGGCGGCCGCGAGGAGGTCGCACGAGCTGTCGCCGCGCGAGGAGTGA
- a CDS encoding GNAT family N-acetyltransferase, with protein MSEIHVRVLGPDDWSSYKDVRLRALRESPEAFVASAEEEEAFPDDRWQERMERSRRVLAYDGDEVVGVVSVGTGHRTNIPGAGELFGLWVAPARRGTGVARRLLEKAAKVGREIGLRQLVYWVGTDNGRAVAFASSFGFRPTDDRRPMRIRGVDEEDAESEEMMMVYPLGDAAGVPTSL; from the coding sequence ATGAGCGAGATCCACGTACGCGTGCTGGGGCCCGACGACTGGTCCTCCTACAAGGACGTCAGGCTGCGTGCCCTGCGTGAGTCTCCGGAGGCCTTCGTCGCCTCGGCCGAGGAGGAGGAGGCCTTCCCCGACGACCGGTGGCAGGAGCGGATGGAGCGCTCGCGCCGGGTCCTCGCCTACGACGGCGACGAGGTCGTCGGGGTGGTCAGCGTCGGCACCGGGCACCGCACCAACATCCCCGGCGCCGGTGAGCTCTTCGGCCTGTGGGTGGCCCCGGCCCGTCGGGGCACCGGCGTGGCCCGACGCCTCCTCGAGAAGGCCGCCAAGGTGGGCCGCGAGATCGGTCTGCGCCAGCTCGTCTACTGGGTGGGGACCGACAACGGGCGCGCCGTCGCCTTCGCCTCGAGCTTCGGCTTCCGGCCGACGGACGATCGGCGCCCCATGCGCATCCGCGGGGTGGACGAGGAGGACGCCGAGTCCGAGGAGATGATGATGGTCTACCCGCTCGGTGACGCCGCCGGGGTGCCCACCTCGCTCTGA
- a CDS encoding proline dehydrogenase family protein, with protein sequence MELADLNPSALMRQTLLGVSRNTTLRQVIEQAPVSRDVVRRFVAGDSTPDAVRVAGELVDTHRQVTIDYLGEDTTDPAQAEATRDAYLGLIAALSEAGLTQGGAAEVSLKLSALGQFLGRDGHAIALDNARAICQAAANAGTTVTLDMEDHTTTDPTLSALAELRQDWPWVGVALQAYLHRTEQDCRDLAHEGSRIRLCKGAYKQPESVAFQDKDDVDKAYVRCLKILVEGDGYPMIATHDPRLVEIASVLAAKAQRDADSYEFQMLLGIRPDEQLRLAGAGSRMRVYLPYGEDWYGYLVRRMAERPANLTFFLRGLATKG encoded by the coding sequence ATGGAGCTCGCCGACCTCAACCCCTCCGCCCTGATGCGCCAGACGCTGCTCGGCGTGAGTCGCAACACCACCCTGCGCCAGGTGATCGAGCAGGCCCCGGTGAGCCGGGACGTCGTCAGGCGTTTCGTCGCCGGCGACAGCACCCCGGACGCCGTGCGCGTGGCGGGCGAGCTCGTGGACACGCACCGGCAGGTGACCATCGACTACCTCGGCGAGGACACGACCGACCCGGCGCAGGCCGAGGCCACCCGGGACGCCTACCTCGGGCTGATCGCGGCCCTGTCCGAGGCCGGTCTGACCCAGGGCGGCGCGGCCGAGGTGAGCCTCAAGCTCTCGGCCCTCGGCCAGTTCCTGGGGCGTGACGGCCACGCCATCGCGCTGGACAACGCCCGGGCCATCTGCCAGGCGGCGGCCAACGCCGGCACCACGGTCACCCTCGACATGGAGGACCACACCACCACCGACCCGACGCTGTCCGCGCTCGCCGAGCTGCGCCAGGACTGGCCGTGGGTGGGCGTGGCGCTGCAGGCATACCTGCACCGCACCGAGCAGGACTGCCGCGACCTCGCCCACGAGGGGTCGCGCATCCGGCTGTGCAAGGGCGCCTACAAGCAGCCGGAGTCGGTCGCCTTCCAGGACAAGGACGACGTCGACAAGGCCTACGTCCGCTGCCTCAAGATCCTCGTCGAGGGTGACGGCTACCCCATGATCGCCACCCACGACCCGCGCCTGGTCGAGATCGCCTCGGTGCTCGCCGCGAAGGCCCAGCGCGACGCCGACAGCTACGAGTTCCAGATGCTGCTGGGGATCCGTCCGGACGAGCAGCTGCGGCTGGCCGGCGCCGGGTCGCGGATGCGGGTCTACCTGCCCTACGGCGAGGACTGGTACGGCTACCTCGTGCGGCGGATGGCCGAGCGCCCGGCCAACCTGACCTTCTTCCTGCGCGGCCTGGCGACCAAGGGCTGA
- a CDS encoding acetoin utilization protein AcuC: protein MTSSWVMWDERYAAYDFGVGHPMHPSRLLLTHRLAQDLGLLDHEDVRLLPARHATDDELLTVHTRDLVEVVREASADPSAARGRQGVGTEDTPAFAGMHDASTLAVGATLEACRAVWSGEAVRACNIAGGLHHAMPQAASGFCVYNDIAVGIQHLLDSGAERVLYLDLDVHHGDGVERCFWNDPRVMTVSIHETGRALFPGTGFPGDTGGPRAPDTAVNIALPPGTGDEGWLRAYEAVVPTLARAFDPQIVVSQHGCDCHYADPLAHLAVSMEALAVAYGRVRDLADDLTDGRWVALGGGGYELVEVVPRAWAHLIGVVTGRPVDPTTPVPETWRRHVEEVYGQDAPRTMGDRGGREIRARRWEDGHDLDDPVDLAVMATRRACFPGWGLDPYLD from the coding sequence ATGACGTCGTCGTGGGTGATGTGGGACGAGCGCTACGCGGCCTACGACTTCGGCGTGGGGCACCCCATGCACCCCAGTCGCCTCCTCCTCACCCACCGCCTGGCCCAGGACCTCGGGCTGCTGGACCACGAGGACGTGCGGCTGCTGCCCGCCCGGCACGCCACCGACGACGAGCTGCTGACCGTGCACACCCGCGACCTCGTCGAGGTGGTGCGCGAGGCCTCCGCGGACCCGTCCGCCGCGCGGGGCCGGCAGGGGGTCGGCACCGAGGACACCCCCGCCTTCGCCGGGATGCACGACGCCTCCACGCTGGCCGTGGGCGCCACGCTGGAGGCCTGCCGGGCGGTGTGGTCGGGCGAGGCGGTGCGCGCCTGCAACATCGCGGGAGGGCTGCACCACGCCATGCCCCAGGCGGCGTCCGGGTTCTGCGTCTACAACGACATCGCGGTCGGGATCCAGCACCTGCTGGACTCCGGCGCCGAGCGCGTCCTCTACCTCGATCTCGACGTCCATCACGGTGACGGGGTCGAGCGCTGCTTCTGGAACGACCCGAGGGTCATGACGGTGTCGATCCACGAGACGGGCCGGGCGCTGTTCCCCGGCACCGGCTTCCCGGGGGACACCGGCGGACCCCGGGCCCCCGACACGGCGGTCAACATCGCCCTGCCCCCGGGCACCGGGGACGAGGGGTGGCTGAGGGCCTACGAGGCCGTCGTCCCCACCCTCGCCCGGGCCTTCGACCCGCAGATCGTCGTGAGCCAGCACGGGTGCGACTGCCACTACGCCGACCCGCTGGCCCACCTCGCCGTGTCGATGGAGGCCCTGGCGGTCGCCTACGGCCGGGTCCGGGACCTGGCCGACGACCTGACGGACGGCCGCTGGGTGGCCCTCGGCGGCGGGGGGTACGAGCTGGTCGAGGTGGTCCCGCGCGCCTGGGCCCACCTCATCGGGGTGGTGACGGGCCGCCCGGTCGACCCCACCACCCCCGTCCCGGAGACCTGGCGCCGCCACGTGGAGGAGGTCTACGGCCAGGACGCCCCGCGCACCATGGGGGACCGGGGCGGCCGGGAGATCCGGGCCCGGCGGTGGGAGGACGGCCACGACCTCGACGACCCGGTCGACCTGGCCGTC